A region of Anolis sagrei isolate rAnoSag1 chromosome 2, rAnoSag1.mat, whole genome shotgun sequence DNA encodes the following proteins:
- the ILF3 gene encoding interleukin enhancer-binding factor 3 isoform X4 — MRPMRIFVNDDRHVMAKHSAVYPTQEELTAVQNMVSHTERALKAVSDWINEQEKGNNEQPAEPAETMETVVEDESKEGSEQKTTEHLTRTLRGVMRVGLVAKGLLLKGDLDLELVLLCKEKPTIELLEKVADNLGTQLATITEDKYEIIQSIEDAAIIIKNTKEPPLTLTIHLTSPVVREEMEKMLAGETLSVNDSPDVLDRQKCLAALASLRHAKWFQARANGLKSCVIVIRVLRDLCTRVPTWAPLRGWPLELLCEKSIGTANRPMGAGEALRRVLECLASGIVMPDGSGIYDPCEKEATDAIGHLDRQQREDITQSAQHALRLAAFGQLHKVLGMDPLPSKMPKKPKNENPIDYTVQIPPSTTYAIAPLKRPMEEDGEEKSPSKKKKKIQKKEEKAEPPQAMNALMKLNQLKPGLQYKLVSQTGPVHAPIFTMSVEVDGITYEASGPSKKTAKLHVAVKVLQDMGLPTGVEGRERGDESAEETDQKPAAATPPIVETISTPSAASPSEQSEQGPILTKHGKNPVMELNEKRRGLKYELISETGGSHDKRFVMEVEVDGQKFQGAGSNKKVAKAYAALSALEKLFPDAPLPLEQKKKRAPMPARGGPKFPVKHNPGYGMGGPMHTEVPPPPSMRGRGRGGNIRGRGRGRGGFGGVNHGGYMNAGAGYGSYGYGGNSATAGYSQFYSNGGHSGNAGGGGGGSSGYGSYYQGGDYSSPAPPKHVGKKQQHGGQQKPSYGTGYQSHQGQQQQQSYNQNQYQNYGPPQGKQKGYNQGNYTSYSNSYNSPGGGGGGGGSDYNYEGDFSYGGGGGGRGGGGANNYGSGGASYNAGGYGGGAGGGGTSYQGGYSQSNYNAPAANQNYSGPPNSYQAPQAGYGRNDHSMNYQYR, encoded by the exons ATG AGACCAATGCGTATTTTTGTGAATGATGACCGCCATGTAATGGCAAAGCATTCTGCTGTTTATCCAACCCAAGAAGAGCTGACAGCAGTTCAGAACATGGTCTCTCATACTGAGCGTGCTCTGAAAGCTGTGTCTGACTGGATTAATGAACAGGAGAAAGGCAACAATGAGCAGCCAGCAGAGCCAGCAGAGACCATGGAGACAGTAGTTGAAGACGAAAGCAAAGAGGGAAG TGAACAGAAAACTACTGAGCACTTGACTAGGACACTTCGTGGAGTGATGCGTGTTGGTCTTGTAGCAAAGGGACTTTTGCTCAAGGGAGACTTGGATCTTGAGTTGGTTTTGTTGTGCAAAGAGAAGCCAACAATTGAGCTTTTGGAAAAAGTAGCAGATAATCTTGGCACACAACTTGCT ACTATTACTGAGGATAAATATGAAATTATTCAGTCTATTGAAGATGCTGCAATTATTATAAAGAATACAAAAGAGCCTCCACTGACACTTACCATCCATTTGACATCCCCAGTTGTCcgagaagaaatggaaaaaatgttAGCTGGAG AAACGCTATCAGTCAACGACTCACCGGACGTTCTGGACAGGCAGAAATGCCTTGCTGCCTTGGCGTCACTCCGACACGCCAAGTGGTTCCAG GCCAGGGCGAATGGCTTGAAGTCATGTGTCATAGTCATCAGAGTGCTGAGAGATCTGTGCACCCGTGTTCCTACTTGGGCTCCACTTAGAGGATGG CCTCTAGAATTGCTTTGTGAAAAATCAATTGGAACAGCCAATCGCCCAATGGGAGCTGGTGAGGCCTTGAGAAGAGTCCTTGAATGCCTTGCATCGGGAATAGTTATGCCAG ATGGTTCTGGTATATATGATCCTTGTGAAAAAGAAGCCACTGATGCTATTGGGCATCTAGACAGACAACAAAGGGAAGATATCACACAGAGTGCTCAG CATGCTCTAAGGCTTGCTGCATTTGGCCAGCTTCACAAGGTCTTGGGGATGGATCCATTGCCATCAAAGATGCCCAAGAAACCAAAAAATGAAAACCCAATTGACTACACAG TCCAAATACCGCCGAGCACGACATATGCCATCGCTCCGTTGAAACGTCCCATGGAAGAAGATGGAGAGGAGAAGTCtccaagcaaaaagaaaaagaagattcaGAAAAAAG AGGAGAAAGCAGAACCTCCACAAGCCATGAATGCTCTGATGAAGCTGAATCAACTAAAACCTGGACTTCAGTATAAACTAGTGTCTCAAACAGGACCAGTTCACGCACCTATATTTACTATGTCTGTAGAAGTTGATGGAATCACATATGAAGCTTCAGGCCCTTCCAAAAAGACTGCTAAGTTGCATGTagcagtaaag GTGTTACAAGACATGGGATTGCCTACTGGtgtggaagggagagagaggggtgaTGAATCAGCAGAGGAAACAGATCAGAAACCAGCTGCTGCTACCCCTCCCATTGTGGAAACTATTTCTACTCCCAGTGCAGCTTCTCCTTCAGAACAATCAGAG CAGGGACCAATATTGACAAAGCATGGGAAAAATCCAGTTATGGAGCTGAATGAAAAACGGCGTGGTTTAAAATATGAACTGATTTCAGAAACTGGTGGCAGCCATGACAAGCGGTTTGTGATGGAG GTTGAAGTTGATGGCCAAAAGTTCCAAGGAGCTGGTTCAAACAAGAAAGTGGCAAAGGCCTATGCTGCACTTTCTGCGTTAGAAAAGCTTTTCCCAGATGCCCCTCTTCCATTGgagcagaagaagaaaagggcGCCTATGCCAGCACGAGGTGGACCCAAATTTCCTGTGAAA CACAATCCAGGCTACGGTATGGGAGGCCCTATGCATACTGAAGTGCCACCTCCCCCAAGCATGCGAGGCCGTGGTAGAGGAGGAAATATTAGAGGCCGTGGTAGAGGCAGAGGTGGATTTGGTGGTGTCAATCATGGAGGTTATATGAATGCTG GAGCTGGATATGGAAGTTATGGCTATGGTGGCAATTCTGCAACAGCAGGCTACA GTCAGTTCTATAGCAATGGTGGCCATTCTGGCAACGCTGGAGGGGGTGGCGGCGGCTCCTCGGGCTATGGCTCCTATTACCAAGGTGGTGACTACAGTTCACCTGCTCCTCCTAAACATGTCGGGAAAAAGCAACAACATGGAGGACAACAGAAGCCTTCCTATGGCACAGGATACCAGTCTCATCaaggtcaacaacaacaacagtcataTAACCAGAATCAGTACCAGAACTACGGCCCACCACAGGGCAAGCAGAAGGGCTATAACCAAGGCAACTACACTTCATACTCAAATTCCTACAACTCACCTGGAGGCGGAGGTGGTGGCGGAGGATCTGACTACAACTACGAGGGTGACTTCA GTTATGGTGGTGGAGGCGGAGGACGTGGAGGCGGAGGAGCAAATAACTATGGTTCAGGAGGGGCCTCCTACAATGCTGGTGGCTATGGGGGAGGAGCTGGGGGAGGAGGTACATCTTACCAAG GTGGATATTCTCAGTCAAACTACAATGCCCCAGCTGCAAACCAGAATTACAGCGGACCTCCGAATTCCTATCAGGCCCCCCAGGCTGGATATGGCAGAAATGACCACAGCATGAACTATCAATATAGATAA
- the ILF3 gene encoding interleukin enhancer-binding factor 3 isoform X3, which translates to MRPMRIFVNDDRHVMAKHSAVYPTQEELTAVQNMVSHTERALKAVSDWINEQEKGNNEQPAEPAETMETVVEDESKEGSEQKTTEHLTRTLRGVMRVGLVAKGLLLKGDLDLELVLLCKEKPTIELLEKVADNLGTQLATITEDKYEIIQSIEDAAIIIKNTKEPPLTLTIHLTSPVVREEMEKMLAGETLSVNDSPDVLDRQKCLAALASLRHAKWFQARANGLKSCVIVIRVLRDLCTRVPTWAPLRGWPLELLCEKSIGTANRPMGAGEALRRVLECLASGIVMPDGSGIYDPCEKEATDAIGHLDRQQREDITQSAQHALRLAAFGQLHKVLGMDPLPSKMPKKPKNENPIDYTVQIPPSTTYAIAPLKRPMEEDGEEKSPSKKKKKIQKKEEKAEPPQAMNALMKLNQLKPGLQYKLVSQTGPVHAPIFTMSVEVDGITYEASGPSKKTAKLHVAVKVLQDMGLPTGVEGRERGDESAEETDQKPAAATPPIVETISTPSAASPSEQSEVEVDGQKFQGAGSNKKVAKAYAALSALEKLFPDAPLPLEQKKKRAPMPARGGPKFPVKHNPGYGMGGPMHTEVPPPPSMRGRGRGGNIRGRGRGRGGFGGVNHGGYMNAGAGYGSYGYGGNSATAGYSQFYSNGGHSGNAGGGGGGSSGYGSYYQGGDYSSPAPPKHVGKKQQHGGQQKPSYGTGYQSHQGQQQQQSYNQNQYQNYGPPQGKQKGYNQGNYTSYSNSYNSPGGGGGGGGSDYNYEGDFSYGGGGGGRGGGGANNYGSGGASYNAGGYGGGAGGGGTSYQGKQGGYSQSNYNAPAANQNYSGPPNSYQAPQAGYGRNDHSMNYQYR; encoded by the exons ATG AGACCAATGCGTATTTTTGTGAATGATGACCGCCATGTAATGGCAAAGCATTCTGCTGTTTATCCAACCCAAGAAGAGCTGACAGCAGTTCAGAACATGGTCTCTCATACTGAGCGTGCTCTGAAAGCTGTGTCTGACTGGATTAATGAACAGGAGAAAGGCAACAATGAGCAGCCAGCAGAGCCAGCAGAGACCATGGAGACAGTAGTTGAAGACGAAAGCAAAGAGGGAAG TGAACAGAAAACTACTGAGCACTTGACTAGGACACTTCGTGGAGTGATGCGTGTTGGTCTTGTAGCAAAGGGACTTTTGCTCAAGGGAGACTTGGATCTTGAGTTGGTTTTGTTGTGCAAAGAGAAGCCAACAATTGAGCTTTTGGAAAAAGTAGCAGATAATCTTGGCACACAACTTGCT ACTATTACTGAGGATAAATATGAAATTATTCAGTCTATTGAAGATGCTGCAATTATTATAAAGAATACAAAAGAGCCTCCACTGACACTTACCATCCATTTGACATCCCCAGTTGTCcgagaagaaatggaaaaaatgttAGCTGGAG AAACGCTATCAGTCAACGACTCACCGGACGTTCTGGACAGGCAGAAATGCCTTGCTGCCTTGGCGTCACTCCGACACGCCAAGTGGTTCCAG GCCAGGGCGAATGGCTTGAAGTCATGTGTCATAGTCATCAGAGTGCTGAGAGATCTGTGCACCCGTGTTCCTACTTGGGCTCCACTTAGAGGATGG CCTCTAGAATTGCTTTGTGAAAAATCAATTGGAACAGCCAATCGCCCAATGGGAGCTGGTGAGGCCTTGAGAAGAGTCCTTGAATGCCTTGCATCGGGAATAGTTATGCCAG ATGGTTCTGGTATATATGATCCTTGTGAAAAAGAAGCCACTGATGCTATTGGGCATCTAGACAGACAACAAAGGGAAGATATCACACAGAGTGCTCAG CATGCTCTAAGGCTTGCTGCATTTGGCCAGCTTCACAAGGTCTTGGGGATGGATCCATTGCCATCAAAGATGCCCAAGAAACCAAAAAATGAAAACCCAATTGACTACACAG TCCAAATACCGCCGAGCACGACATATGCCATCGCTCCGTTGAAACGTCCCATGGAAGAAGATGGAGAGGAGAAGTCtccaagcaaaaagaaaaagaagattcaGAAAAAAG AGGAGAAAGCAGAACCTCCACAAGCCATGAATGCTCTGATGAAGCTGAATCAACTAAAACCTGGACTTCAGTATAAACTAGTGTCTCAAACAGGACCAGTTCACGCACCTATATTTACTATGTCTGTAGAAGTTGATGGAATCACATATGAAGCTTCAGGCCCTTCCAAAAAGACTGCTAAGTTGCATGTagcagtaaag GTGTTACAAGACATGGGATTGCCTACTGGtgtggaagggagagagaggggtgaTGAATCAGCAGAGGAAACAGATCAGAAACCAGCTGCTGCTACCCCTCCCATTGTGGAAACTATTTCTACTCCCAGTGCAGCTTCTCCTTCAGAACAATCAGAG GTTGAAGTTGATGGCCAAAAGTTCCAAGGAGCTGGTTCAAACAAGAAAGTGGCAAAGGCCTATGCTGCACTTTCTGCGTTAGAAAAGCTTTTCCCAGATGCCCCTCTTCCATTGgagcagaagaagaaaagggcGCCTATGCCAGCACGAGGTGGACCCAAATTTCCTGTGAAA CACAATCCAGGCTACGGTATGGGAGGCCCTATGCATACTGAAGTGCCACCTCCCCCAAGCATGCGAGGCCGTGGTAGAGGAGGAAATATTAGAGGCCGTGGTAGAGGCAGAGGTGGATTTGGTGGTGTCAATCATGGAGGTTATATGAATGCTG GAGCTGGATATGGAAGTTATGGCTATGGTGGCAATTCTGCAACAGCAGGCTACA GTCAGTTCTATAGCAATGGTGGCCATTCTGGCAACGCTGGAGGGGGTGGCGGCGGCTCCTCGGGCTATGGCTCCTATTACCAAGGTGGTGACTACAGTTCACCTGCTCCTCCTAAACATGTCGGGAAAAAGCAACAACATGGAGGACAACAGAAGCCTTCCTATGGCACAGGATACCAGTCTCATCaaggtcaacaacaacaacagtcataTAACCAGAATCAGTACCAGAACTACGGCCCACCACAGGGCAAGCAGAAGGGCTATAACCAAGGCAACTACACTTCATACTCAAATTCCTACAACTCACCTGGAGGCGGAGGTGGTGGCGGAGGATCTGACTACAACTACGAGGGTGACTTCA GTTATGGTGGTGGAGGCGGAGGACGTGGAGGCGGAGGAGCAAATAACTATGGTTCAGGAGGGGCCTCCTACAATGCTGGTGGCTATGGGGGAGGAGCTGGGGGAGGAGGTACATCTTACCAAGGTAAGCAAG GTGGATATTCTCAGTCAAACTACAATGCCCCAGCTGCAAACCAGAATTACAGCGGACCTCCGAATTCCTATCAGGCCCCCCAGGCTGGATATGGCAGAAATGACCACAGCATGAACTATCAATATAGATAA
- the ILF3 gene encoding interleukin enhancer-binding factor 3 isoform X2, with protein MRPMRIFVNDDRHVMAKHSAVYPTQEELTAVQNMVSHTERALKAVSDWINEQEKGNNEQPAEPAETMETVVEDESKEGSEQKTTEHLTRTLRGVMRVGLVAKGLLLKGDLDLELVLLCKEKPTIELLEKVADNLGTQLATITEDKYEIIQSIEDAAIIIKNTKEPPLTLTIHLTSPVVREEMEKMLAGETLSVNDSPDVLDRQKCLAALASLRHAKWFQARANGLKSCVIVIRVLRDLCTRVPTWAPLRGWPLELLCEKSIGTANRPMGAGEALRRVLECLASGIVMPDGSGIYDPCEKEATDAIGHLDRQQREDITQSAQHALRLAAFGQLHKVLGMDPLPSKMPKKPKNENPIDYTVQIPPSTTYAIAPLKRPMEEDGEEKSPSKKKKKIQKKEEKAEPPQAMNALMKLNQLKPGLQYKLVSQTGPVHAPIFTMSVEVDGITYEASGPSKKTAKLHVAVKVLQDMGLPTGVEGRERGDESAEETDQKPAAATPPIVETISTPSAASPSEQSEQGPILTKHGKNPVMELNEKRRGLKYELISETGGSHDKRFVMEVEVDGQKFQGAGSNKKVAKAYAALSALEKLFPDAPLPLEQKKKRAPMPARGGPKFPVKHNPGYGMGGPMHTEVPPPPSMRGRGRGGNIRGRGRGRGGFGGVNHGGYMNAGAGYGSYGYGGNSATAGYSQFYSNGGHSGNAGGGGGGSSGYGSYYQGGDYSSPAPPKHVGKKQQHGGQQKPSYGTGYQSHQGQQQQQSYNQNQYQNYGPPQGKQKGYNQGNYTSYSNSYNSPGGGGGGGGSDYNYEGDFSYGGGGGGRGGGGANNYGSGGASYNAGGYGGGAGGGGTSYQGKQGGYSQSNYNAPAANQNYSGPPNSYQAPQAGYGRNDHSMNYQYR; from the exons ATG AGACCAATGCGTATTTTTGTGAATGATGACCGCCATGTAATGGCAAAGCATTCTGCTGTTTATCCAACCCAAGAAGAGCTGACAGCAGTTCAGAACATGGTCTCTCATACTGAGCGTGCTCTGAAAGCTGTGTCTGACTGGATTAATGAACAGGAGAAAGGCAACAATGAGCAGCCAGCAGAGCCAGCAGAGACCATGGAGACAGTAGTTGAAGACGAAAGCAAAGAGGGAAG TGAACAGAAAACTACTGAGCACTTGACTAGGACACTTCGTGGAGTGATGCGTGTTGGTCTTGTAGCAAAGGGACTTTTGCTCAAGGGAGACTTGGATCTTGAGTTGGTTTTGTTGTGCAAAGAGAAGCCAACAATTGAGCTTTTGGAAAAAGTAGCAGATAATCTTGGCACACAACTTGCT ACTATTACTGAGGATAAATATGAAATTATTCAGTCTATTGAAGATGCTGCAATTATTATAAAGAATACAAAAGAGCCTCCACTGACACTTACCATCCATTTGACATCCCCAGTTGTCcgagaagaaatggaaaaaatgttAGCTGGAG AAACGCTATCAGTCAACGACTCACCGGACGTTCTGGACAGGCAGAAATGCCTTGCTGCCTTGGCGTCACTCCGACACGCCAAGTGGTTCCAG GCCAGGGCGAATGGCTTGAAGTCATGTGTCATAGTCATCAGAGTGCTGAGAGATCTGTGCACCCGTGTTCCTACTTGGGCTCCACTTAGAGGATGG CCTCTAGAATTGCTTTGTGAAAAATCAATTGGAACAGCCAATCGCCCAATGGGAGCTGGTGAGGCCTTGAGAAGAGTCCTTGAATGCCTTGCATCGGGAATAGTTATGCCAG ATGGTTCTGGTATATATGATCCTTGTGAAAAAGAAGCCACTGATGCTATTGGGCATCTAGACAGACAACAAAGGGAAGATATCACACAGAGTGCTCAG CATGCTCTAAGGCTTGCTGCATTTGGCCAGCTTCACAAGGTCTTGGGGATGGATCCATTGCCATCAAAGATGCCCAAGAAACCAAAAAATGAAAACCCAATTGACTACACAG TCCAAATACCGCCGAGCACGACATATGCCATCGCTCCGTTGAAACGTCCCATGGAAGAAGATGGAGAGGAGAAGTCtccaagcaaaaagaaaaagaagattcaGAAAAAAG AGGAGAAAGCAGAACCTCCACAAGCCATGAATGCTCTGATGAAGCTGAATCAACTAAAACCTGGACTTCAGTATAAACTAGTGTCTCAAACAGGACCAGTTCACGCACCTATATTTACTATGTCTGTAGAAGTTGATGGAATCACATATGAAGCTTCAGGCCCTTCCAAAAAGACTGCTAAGTTGCATGTagcagtaaag GTGTTACAAGACATGGGATTGCCTACTGGtgtggaagggagagagaggggtgaTGAATCAGCAGAGGAAACAGATCAGAAACCAGCTGCTGCTACCCCTCCCATTGTGGAAACTATTTCTACTCCCAGTGCAGCTTCTCCTTCAGAACAATCAGAG CAGGGACCAATATTGACAAAGCATGGGAAAAATCCAGTTATGGAGCTGAATGAAAAACGGCGTGGTTTAAAATATGAACTGATTTCAGAAACTGGTGGCAGCCATGACAAGCGGTTTGTGATGGAG GTTGAAGTTGATGGCCAAAAGTTCCAAGGAGCTGGTTCAAACAAGAAAGTGGCAAAGGCCTATGCTGCACTTTCTGCGTTAGAAAAGCTTTTCCCAGATGCCCCTCTTCCATTGgagcagaagaagaaaagggcGCCTATGCCAGCACGAGGTGGACCCAAATTTCCTGTGAAA CACAATCCAGGCTACGGTATGGGAGGCCCTATGCATACTGAAGTGCCACCTCCCCCAAGCATGCGAGGCCGTGGTAGAGGAGGAAATATTAGAGGCCGTGGTAGAGGCAGAGGTGGATTTGGTGGTGTCAATCATGGAGGTTATATGAATGCTG GAGCTGGATATGGAAGTTATGGCTATGGTGGCAATTCTGCAACAGCAGGCTACA GTCAGTTCTATAGCAATGGTGGCCATTCTGGCAACGCTGGAGGGGGTGGCGGCGGCTCCTCGGGCTATGGCTCCTATTACCAAGGTGGTGACTACAGTTCACCTGCTCCTCCTAAACATGTCGGGAAAAAGCAACAACATGGAGGACAACAGAAGCCTTCCTATGGCACAGGATACCAGTCTCATCaaggtcaacaacaacaacagtcataTAACCAGAATCAGTACCAGAACTACGGCCCACCACAGGGCAAGCAGAAGGGCTATAACCAAGGCAACTACACTTCATACTCAAATTCCTACAACTCACCTGGAGGCGGAGGTGGTGGCGGAGGATCTGACTACAACTACGAGGGTGACTTCA GTTATGGTGGTGGAGGCGGAGGACGTGGAGGCGGAGGAGCAAATAACTATGGTTCAGGAGGGGCCTCCTACAATGCTGGTGGCTATGGGGGAGGAGCTGGGGGAGGAGGTACATCTTACCAAGGTAAGCAAG GTGGATATTCTCAGTCAAACTACAATGCCCCAGCTGCAAACCAGAATTACAGCGGACCTCCGAATTCCTATCAGGCCCCCCAGGCTGGATATGGCAGAAATGACCACAGCATGAACTATCAATATAGATAA
- the ILF3 gene encoding interleukin enhancer-binding factor 3 isoform X1, translated as MRPMRIFVNDDRHVMAKHSAVYPTQEELTAVQNMVSHTERALKAVSDWINEQEKGNNEQPAEPAETMETVVEDESKEGSEQKTTEHLTRTLRGVMRVGLVAKGLLLKGDLDLELVLLCKEKPTIELLEKVADNLGTQLATITEDKYEIIQSIEDAAIIIKNTKEPPLTLTIHLTSPVVREEMEKMLAGETLSVNDSPDVLDRQKCLAALASLRHAKWFQARANGLKSCVIVIRVLRDLCTRVPTWAPLRGWPLELLCEKSIGTANRPMGAGEALRRVLECLASGIVMPDGSGIYDPCEKEATDAIGHLDRQQREDITQSAQHALRLAAFGQLHKVLGMDPLPSKMPKKPKNENPIDYTVQIPPSTTYAIAPLKRPMEEDGEEKSPSKKKKKIQKKEEKAEPPQAMNALMKLNQLKPGLQYKLVSQTGPVHAPIFTMSVEVDGITYEASGPSKKTAKLHVAVKVLQDMGLPTGVEGRERGDESAEETDQKPAAATPPIVETISTPSAASPSEQSENVKQQGPILTKHGKNPVMELNEKRRGLKYELISETGGSHDKRFVMEVEVDGQKFQGAGSNKKVAKAYAALSALEKLFPDAPLPLEQKKKRAPMPARGGPKFPVKHNPGYGMGGPMHTEVPPPPSMRGRGRGGNIRGRGRGRGGFGGVNHGGYMNAGAGYGSYGYGGNSATAGYSQFYSNGGHSGNAGGGGGGSSGYGSYYQGGDYSSPAPPKHVGKKQQHGGQQKPSYGTGYQSHQGQQQQQSYNQNQYQNYGPPQGKQKGYNQGNYTSYSNSYNSPGGGGGGGGSDYNYEGDFSYGGGGGGRGGGGANNYGSGGASYNAGGYGGGAGGGGTSYQGKQGGYSQSNYNAPAANQNYSGPPNSYQAPQAGYGRNDHSMNYQYR; from the exons ATG AGACCAATGCGTATTTTTGTGAATGATGACCGCCATGTAATGGCAAAGCATTCTGCTGTTTATCCAACCCAAGAAGAGCTGACAGCAGTTCAGAACATGGTCTCTCATACTGAGCGTGCTCTGAAAGCTGTGTCTGACTGGATTAATGAACAGGAGAAAGGCAACAATGAGCAGCCAGCAGAGCCAGCAGAGACCATGGAGACAGTAGTTGAAGACGAAAGCAAAGAGGGAAG TGAACAGAAAACTACTGAGCACTTGACTAGGACACTTCGTGGAGTGATGCGTGTTGGTCTTGTAGCAAAGGGACTTTTGCTCAAGGGAGACTTGGATCTTGAGTTGGTTTTGTTGTGCAAAGAGAAGCCAACAATTGAGCTTTTGGAAAAAGTAGCAGATAATCTTGGCACACAACTTGCT ACTATTACTGAGGATAAATATGAAATTATTCAGTCTATTGAAGATGCTGCAATTATTATAAAGAATACAAAAGAGCCTCCACTGACACTTACCATCCATTTGACATCCCCAGTTGTCcgagaagaaatggaaaaaatgttAGCTGGAG AAACGCTATCAGTCAACGACTCACCGGACGTTCTGGACAGGCAGAAATGCCTTGCTGCCTTGGCGTCACTCCGACACGCCAAGTGGTTCCAG GCCAGGGCGAATGGCTTGAAGTCATGTGTCATAGTCATCAGAGTGCTGAGAGATCTGTGCACCCGTGTTCCTACTTGGGCTCCACTTAGAGGATGG CCTCTAGAATTGCTTTGTGAAAAATCAATTGGAACAGCCAATCGCCCAATGGGAGCTGGTGAGGCCTTGAGAAGAGTCCTTGAATGCCTTGCATCGGGAATAGTTATGCCAG ATGGTTCTGGTATATATGATCCTTGTGAAAAAGAAGCCACTGATGCTATTGGGCATCTAGACAGACAACAAAGGGAAGATATCACACAGAGTGCTCAG CATGCTCTAAGGCTTGCTGCATTTGGCCAGCTTCACAAGGTCTTGGGGATGGATCCATTGCCATCAAAGATGCCCAAGAAACCAAAAAATGAAAACCCAATTGACTACACAG TCCAAATACCGCCGAGCACGACATATGCCATCGCTCCGTTGAAACGTCCCATGGAAGAAGATGGAGAGGAGAAGTCtccaagcaaaaagaaaaagaagattcaGAAAAAAG AGGAGAAAGCAGAACCTCCACAAGCCATGAATGCTCTGATGAAGCTGAATCAACTAAAACCTGGACTTCAGTATAAACTAGTGTCTCAAACAGGACCAGTTCACGCACCTATATTTACTATGTCTGTAGAAGTTGATGGAATCACATATGAAGCTTCAGGCCCTTCCAAAAAGACTGCTAAGTTGCATGTagcagtaaag GTGTTACAAGACATGGGATTGCCTACTGGtgtggaagggagagagaggggtgaTGAATCAGCAGAGGAAACAGATCAGAAACCAGCTGCTGCTACCCCTCCCATTGTGGAAACTATTTCTACTCCCAGTGCAGCTTCTCCTTCAGAACAATCAGAG aaTGTGAAACAGCAGGGACCAATATTGACAAAGCATGGGAAAAATCCAGTTATGGAGCTGAATGAAAAACGGCGTGGTTTAAAATATGAACTGATTTCAGAAACTGGTGGCAGCCATGACAAGCGGTTTGTGATGGAG GTTGAAGTTGATGGCCAAAAGTTCCAAGGAGCTGGTTCAAACAAGAAAGTGGCAAAGGCCTATGCTGCACTTTCTGCGTTAGAAAAGCTTTTCCCAGATGCCCCTCTTCCATTGgagcagaagaagaaaagggcGCCTATGCCAGCACGAGGTGGACCCAAATTTCCTGTGAAA CACAATCCAGGCTACGGTATGGGAGGCCCTATGCATACTGAAGTGCCACCTCCCCCAAGCATGCGAGGCCGTGGTAGAGGAGGAAATATTAGAGGCCGTGGTAGAGGCAGAGGTGGATTTGGTGGTGTCAATCATGGAGGTTATATGAATGCTG GAGCTGGATATGGAAGTTATGGCTATGGTGGCAATTCTGCAACAGCAGGCTACA GTCAGTTCTATAGCAATGGTGGCCATTCTGGCAACGCTGGAGGGGGTGGCGGCGGCTCCTCGGGCTATGGCTCCTATTACCAAGGTGGTGACTACAGTTCACCTGCTCCTCCTAAACATGTCGGGAAAAAGCAACAACATGGAGGACAACAGAAGCCTTCCTATGGCACAGGATACCAGTCTCATCaaggtcaacaacaacaacagtcataTAACCAGAATCAGTACCAGAACTACGGCCCACCACAGGGCAAGCAGAAGGGCTATAACCAAGGCAACTACACTTCATACTCAAATTCCTACAACTCACCTGGAGGCGGAGGTGGTGGCGGAGGATCTGACTACAACTACGAGGGTGACTTCA GTTATGGTGGTGGAGGCGGAGGACGTGGAGGCGGAGGAGCAAATAACTATGGTTCAGGAGGGGCCTCCTACAATGCTGGTGGCTATGGGGGAGGAGCTGGGGGAGGAGGTACATCTTACCAAGGTAAGCAAG GTGGATATTCTCAGTCAAACTACAATGCCCCAGCTGCAAACCAGAATTACAGCGGACCTCCGAATTCCTATCAGGCCCCCCAGGCTGGATATGGCAGAAATGACCACAGCATGAACTATCAATATAGATAA